A window from Pseudonocardia cypriaca encodes these proteins:
- a CDS encoding maleylpyruvate isomerase family mycothiol-dependent enzyme — protein sequence MGTSEQVRAAIAAERREQAELLSGLTPRQWDASTLCAGWRVREVVAHTTMPFRTSLPKIIVELVAARGDFNRMSDRAARRDADRMSAEDLVAQLRDNAEHPWAPPGGGPVGALSHDVIHGLDVVVGLGLDRRVPPERVRMVLSGMRPRNIKFFGTDLDGVELRATDVDWTFGSGAPVHGLAQDLLLVVCGRQLPPGRLDGPAAPRFTRP from the coding sequence GTGGGAACAAGCGAGCAGGTACGCGCCGCGATCGCGGCGGAGCGGCGGGAGCAGGCCGAGCTGTTGTCCGGGCTGACGCCGCGGCAGTGGGACGCGTCGACGCTGTGCGCCGGCTGGCGCGTCCGCGAGGTGGTGGCGCACACCACGATGCCGTTCCGCACGTCGCTGCCCAAGATCATTGTTGAGCTGGTCGCGGCGCGCGGCGACTTCAACCGCATGTCCGACCGGGCCGCGCGGCGAGACGCCGACCGGATGTCGGCCGAGGACCTGGTTGCCCAGCTGCGGGACAACGCCGAGCACCCGTGGGCGCCGCCGGGCGGTGGGCCGGTCGGCGCGCTGTCCCACGACGTGATCCACGGCCTGGACGTCGTCGTCGGGCTGGGGCTCGACCGGAGGGTCCCGCCGGAGCGCGTGAGGATGGTCCTGTCCGGGATGCGGCCGCGGAACATCAAGTTCTTCGGCACCGACCTGGACGGCGTCGAGCTGCGGGCCACCGACGTGGACTGGACCTTCGGCTCGGGGGCACCGGTCCACGGGCTCGCGCAGGACCTCCTGCTGGTGGTGTGCGGCCGGCAGCTCCCGCCGGGGCGCCTCGACGGCCCCGCGGCACCGCGCTTCACCCGTCCGTAG
- the sigJ gene encoding RNA polymerase sigma factor SigJ, translated as MTGQGPSSIMAERRRLTNLAYRLLGSLAEAEDAVQETYARWFAMSPQQQEAIESPGAWMTTVAGRICLDQLRSARARRESYVGEWIPEPLPEPTGGTPADPADRVTLDESVSMAFLVVLESMTPAERVAFILHDVFGYPFAEVAEIVGRTPAACRQLASSARRRIRSAQPPPTPAAEMAGIVREFRKAWEAKDVQALIGLLDPDAVAIADGGGLVPAELRPLEGGERIAHTFVAFADRVPGITLLESTVNGQPGLVVQQEGVTVTVCAFAVAGGRITRMWAVRNPEKLRPWT; from the coding sequence ATGACCGGACAGGGCCCGAGCTCGATCATGGCCGAGCGGCGGCGGCTGACCAACCTCGCCTACCGCCTCCTCGGCTCGCTCGCCGAGGCCGAGGACGCCGTCCAGGAGACCTACGCCCGCTGGTTCGCCATGTCTCCGCAGCAGCAGGAGGCCATCGAGTCGCCCGGCGCCTGGATGACGACCGTCGCCGGCCGGATCTGCCTCGACCAGCTCCGCTCAGCACGCGCCCGGCGGGAGAGCTACGTCGGCGAGTGGATCCCCGAACCGCTGCCCGAACCCACGGGCGGCACCCCGGCCGACCCGGCCGACCGGGTGACCCTCGACGAGTCGGTCAGCATGGCCTTCCTCGTCGTGCTCGAGTCGATGACGCCTGCAGAACGGGTGGCCTTCATCCTCCACGACGTGTTCGGCTACCCGTTCGCCGAAGTCGCGGAGATCGTCGGCCGCACCCCGGCGGCATGTCGCCAGCTGGCCTCCTCGGCCCGGCGCCGCATCCGGTCGGCACAGCCGCCGCCGACCCCGGCGGCCGAGATGGCCGGCATCGTCAGGGAGTTCAGAAAAGCCTGGGAGGCCAAGGACGTCCAGGCCCTCATCGGCCTCCTCGACCCCGACGCCGTCGCGATCGCCGACGGCGGCGGCCTCGTCCCCGCCGAGCTCCGCCCCCTGGAGGGCGGCGAGCGGATCGCGCACACCTTCGTCGCCTTCGCCGACCGGGTCCCCGGGATCACGCTCCTGGAGAGCACGGTCAACGGCCAGCCCGGCCTGGTCGTCCAGCAGGAGGGCGTCACCGTCACGGTGTGCGCGTTCGCCGTGGCCGGCGGGCGGATCACGCGGATGTGGGCGGTCCGGAACCCGGAGAAGCTCCGTCCGTGGACGTGA
- a CDS encoding Gmad2 immunoglobulin-like domain-containing protein, which translates to MARRQGWALVLLAVVAAGCTSTVPVPVVPSAGAPETTAVSPAPATPTAEPDRRDRVAVPVYYVAETPAGFRLQREFHSIVTDERASAAVRELLASPTGTDPDYRSLWPRGTSLREPVRRDGGAIVVDLADVGQVDPDVAELTVQQLVFTVQGALQATDPVRILVDGATVPRLWGTVDTSRPVERGDAYALRSLVQIDSPVDGTQAGREVEVRGEAAVFEATVLWEVLRGGETVRKGVASTAEGQRFAPFAFTVTLEPGEYTVRVREDDPSDGEGRPSLSDDKRITVSG; encoded by the coding sequence ATGGCGCGGCGACAGGGGTGGGCGCTCGTCCTCCTCGCGGTGGTGGCGGCCGGTTGCACCAGCACGGTCCCGGTGCCGGTGGTGCCCTCGGCCGGGGCGCCCGAGACGACGGCCGTGAGCCCGGCACCGGCCACGCCGACGGCGGAGCCGGATCGCCGGGATCGCGTGGCGGTGCCGGTCTACTACGTGGCGGAGACCCCGGCGGGTTTCCGGCTGCAACGGGAGTTCCACTCCATCGTCACGGACGAGCGGGCGAGCGCCGCCGTACGCGAGCTGCTCGCGTCCCCGACCGGCACCGACCCCGACTACCGCAGCCTCTGGCCGCGCGGCACGTCCTTGCGGGAACCCGTCCGCAGGGACGGCGGGGCGATCGTCGTCGACCTCGCCGACGTGGGACAGGTGGACCCGGACGTCGCCGAGCTGACGGTGCAGCAGCTCGTGTTCACCGTGCAGGGCGCCCTGCAGGCGACCGACCCGGTGCGGATCCTCGTCGACGGGGCCACGGTGCCCCGGCTGTGGGGCACCGTCGACACGTCCCGGCCGGTCGAGCGCGGCGACGCGTACGCGCTGCGCTCGCTCGTGCAGATCGACTCGCCCGTGGACGGCACGCAGGCCGGCCGGGAGGTCGAGGTGCGCGGCGAGGCGGCGGTGTTCGAGGCGACGGTGCTCTGGGAGGTGCTGCGGGGCGGCGAAACCGTCCGGAAGGGCGTCGCGAGCACGGCCGAGGGCCAGCGCTTCGCCCCGTTCGCGTTCACGGTCACCCTCGAGCCGGGCGAGTACACGGTGCGCGTGCGCGAGGACGACCCGTCCGACGGCGAGGGGCGCCCGAGCCTCTCCGACGACAAGAGGATCACGGTGTCCGGCTGA
- a CDS encoding thiazole synthase — translation MDETLLVGDRKIASRLIMGTGGASNLEILERALVASGTALTTVAMRRIDAVTGTGVIDLLRRLGIEVLPNTAGCRTAAEAVLTARLAREALETDLVKLEVVADERTLLPDPIELLDAAEQLVDDGFTVLPYTNDDPVLARKLEGVGCAAVMPLGSPIGTGLGIRNPHNIEMIVEQAGVPVVLDAGIGTASEAAQAMELGCDAVLLATAVTRAGDPERMAHAMRLAVEAGRAARLAGRIPRRYWAQASSPATDS, via the coding sequence ATGGACGAGACGCTGCTGGTGGGGGACCGCAAGATCGCCTCGCGGCTGATCATGGGGACGGGCGGGGCCTCGAACCTGGAGATCCTCGAACGAGCCCTCGTGGCGTCGGGCACCGCGCTCACCACCGTGGCGATGCGCCGGATCGACGCCGTCACCGGCACCGGTGTGATCGACCTGCTCCGGCGCCTCGGCATCGAGGTCCTGCCCAACACGGCGGGCTGCCGCACCGCCGCTGAGGCCGTGCTCACCGCGCGGCTCGCGCGGGAGGCCCTGGAGACCGACCTCGTCAAGCTCGAGGTGGTGGCCGACGAGCGCACCCTGCTGCCCGACCCGATCGAGCTGCTGGACGCCGCGGAGCAGCTGGTCGACGACGGGTTCACCGTGCTGCCCTACACCAACGACGACCCGGTGCTCGCGCGCAAGCTCGAAGGCGTGGGGTGCGCCGCCGTCATGCCGCTCGGTTCGCCCATCGGCACCGGCCTGGGCATCCGCAACCCGCACAACATCGAGATGATCGTCGAGCAGGCCGGCGTGCCCGTCGTGCTGGACGCGGGCATCGGCACGGCCTCCGAGGCCGCCCAGGCCATGGAGCTGGGGTGCGACGCCGTGCTGCTCGCCACCGCCGTCACGCGCGCGGGCGACCCGGAGCGGATGGCCCACGCGATGCGCCTCGCGGTGGAGGCCGGCCGCGCCGCCCGCCTCGCGGGCCGCATCCCCCGCCGCTACTGGGCGCAGGCCTCGTCCCCCGCGACCGACTCCTGA
- the thiS gene encoding sulfur carrier protein ThiS → MQVWINGERRELADGSCVRDALAALGAPESGVAVAVDGEVVPRAGWASVALADGARVEVLTAVQGG, encoded by the coding sequence GTGCAGGTGTGGATCAACGGTGAGCGGCGCGAGCTCGCGGACGGCTCGTGCGTGCGCGATGCGCTCGCCGCGCTCGGTGCTCCCGAGAGCGGGGTGGCGGTCGCGGTCGACGGTGAGGTCGTGCCACGGGCCGGCTGGGCGTCCGTCGCGCTCGCGGACGGTGCGCGTGTGGAGGTGCTGACGGCGGTGCAGGGAGGATGA
- the thiO gene encoding glycine oxidase ThiO: MMSNSLTVIGAGVIGLSCAWRAAEAGLRVTVLDPAPASGASWVAGGMLAPVTEAWPGEEELLELGEAAVRRWPAFAAELEESAGQPAGLRTDGTVVAATGSGDRAELETLADFLGRLGRDVERLSGRELRRLEPALGPDVRGGLSVPDDLAVDNRVLLAALRSAAERAGVTVVERAARAVLDDGERVTGVRTDGGALDADTVLVAAGAHSSALHPALDGLVRPVKGEILRIAHRRGAFPPPRRTVRALVDGRPVYVVPRDDGGLVIGATQAELGFDTEVTVGGVRDLLRDAERILPGIAEYALVESAAGLRPGTPDNLPLIGALGPDGLLVATGHHRNGMLLAPVTADAVLALLRGEPVPDPVRAADPSRSLARR; this comes from the coding sequence ATGATGTCGAACTCGTTGACGGTGATCGGGGCAGGCGTGATCGGCCTGTCCTGTGCGTGGCGTGCCGCCGAGGCGGGCCTGCGGGTCACCGTGCTGGATCCGGCGCCCGCGTCCGGGGCGTCGTGGGTGGCGGGCGGCATGCTCGCGCCCGTCACGGAGGCGTGGCCGGGCGAGGAGGAGCTGCTGGAGCTCGGCGAGGCCGCGGTGCGCCGCTGGCCCGCGTTCGCCGCCGAGCTCGAGGAGTCCGCCGGACAGCCGGCCGGGCTGCGCACCGACGGCACGGTGGTCGCGGCCACGGGCTCCGGCGACCGCGCCGAGCTGGAGACGCTCGCCGACTTCCTGGGCCGCCTCGGCCGGGACGTCGAGCGGCTCTCCGGCCGGGAGCTGCGCAGGCTGGAGCCCGCGCTGGGCCCGGACGTGCGCGGTGGCCTGTCGGTGCCCGACGACCTCGCCGTCGACAACCGGGTGTTGCTCGCCGCCCTCCGTTCCGCCGCGGAGCGGGCAGGCGTCACGGTCGTGGAACGGGCGGCGCGTGCCGTCCTCGACGACGGCGAACGGGTCACCGGGGTCCGCACGGACGGCGGTGCCCTCGACGCGGACACCGTGCTCGTCGCGGCGGGCGCGCACTCGTCCGCGCTGCACCCGGCGCTCGACGGCCTGGTGCGCCCGGTCAAGGGCGAGATCCTGCGGATCGCGCACCGCCGTGGCGCCTTCCCGCCGCCGCGGCGCACGGTGCGCGCGCTGGTGGACGGGCGCCCGGTCTACGTCGTCCCGCGCGACGACGGCGGGCTCGTCATAGGGGCCACCCAGGCGGAGCTGGGGTTCGACACGGAGGTCACCGTCGGCGGGGTGCGGGACCTGCTGCGCGACGCCGAGCGGATCCTGCCGGGCATCGCCGAGTACGCCCTGGTGGAGAGCGCCGCGGGGCTGCGCCCGGGCACCCCGGACAACCTTCCCCTGATCGGCGCGCTCGGCCCGGACGGCCTGCTCGTGGCCACCGGCCACCACCGGAACGGGATGTTGCTCGCGCCCGTCACCGCAGACGCCGTGCTGGCCCTGCTGCGCGGTGAACCCGTCCCCGACCCGGTGCGCGCCGCGGACCCGTCGCGGTCGCTCGCAAGGAGGTAG
- the thiE gene encoding thiamine phosphate synthase, translating into MPGFDGATVRKRLDDARLYLCTGARRRTGDLAEFADAALAGGVDIIQLRDKGPDGPLEARDELAALEILAEACARHGALLAVNDRADIALAAGADVLHLGQDDLPVRWAREVVGDEVVVGRSSHSPAETATAAEEPGVDYFCVGPCWPTPTKPGRPAPGLDLVHTVAGRAPSRPWFAIGGIDHARLDEVLAAGAERIVVVRAITEAEDPRAAAAAFATRLRAATGA; encoded by the coding sequence GTGCCTGGCTTCGACGGCGCCACCGTGCGCAAGCGACTGGACGACGCCCGCCTCTACCTCTGCACCGGCGCCCGCCGCCGCACCGGCGACCTCGCCGAGTTCGCCGACGCGGCCCTCGCAGGCGGCGTCGACATCATCCAGCTGCGGGACAAGGGCCCCGACGGCCCGCTCGAAGCCCGGGACGAGCTCGCCGCGCTGGAGATCCTCGCCGAGGCGTGCGCGCGGCACGGCGCCCTGCTCGCCGTGAACGACCGGGCCGACATCGCCCTCGCGGCAGGCGCCGACGTCCTGCACCTCGGCCAGGACGACCTACCCGTCCGGTGGGCCCGGGAGGTGGTGGGTGACGAGGTGGTGGTCGGGCGCTCCTCGCACAGCCCCGCCGAGACCGCGACCGCGGCCGAAGAGCCCGGCGTCGACTACTTCTGCGTCGGCCCCTGCTGGCCGACGCCCACGAAGCCGGGCCGTCCCGCCCCCGGGCTCGACCTCGTGCACACGGTGGCCGGCCGCGCGCCGTCCCGGCCCTGGTTCGCGATCGGCGGGATCGACCACGCCCGCCTCGACGAGGTGCTGGCCGCGGGCGCCGAGCGCATCGTGGTGGTGCGCGCGATCACGGAGGCAGAAGACCCGCGCGCAGCGGCAGCGGCGTTCGCGACGAGGCTGCGAGCCGCCACCGGAGCATGA